One genomic region from Halomicrobium zhouii encodes:
- a CDS encoding PUA domain-containing protein translates to MTDAEATLLRRAADYQFGRGGGAALFDDLESLSVTRTSSGRPRQVTAEDGRLVSYGNDGRFTLGIDGGRRLHEAFEAPRNRVVVGDESEPFVRDGRNVFAKFVDEADDEIRPGDEVLVVHEDGRLLAVGRTELSGDGMRAFETGMAVKVRDTVGEDGE, encoded by the coding sequence ATGACCGACGCCGAGGCCACGCTGTTACGCCGCGCCGCCGACTACCAGTTCGGCCGCGGCGGCGGCGCGGCCCTGTTTGACGACCTCGAATCGCTGTCCGTGACCCGGACCAGCTCCGGCCGACCGCGACAGGTCACGGCCGAGGACGGCCGCCTGGTCAGCTACGGCAACGACGGCCGCTTCACGCTCGGTATCGACGGCGGTCGGCGGCTCCACGAGGCCTTCGAGGCGCCGCGCAACCGCGTCGTCGTCGGCGACGAGAGCGAGCCGTTCGTTCGCGACGGGCGCAACGTCTTCGCGAAGTTCGTCGACGAGGCCGACGACGAGATACGGCCGGGTGACGAGGTGCTCGTCGTCCACGAGGACGGCCGCCTCCTCGCAGTGGGCAGGACGGAACTGTCCGGGGACGGCATGCGAGCGTTCGAGACGGGGATGGCCGTGAAAGTCCGGGATACCGTCGGCGAAGACGGCGAGTAA
- a CDS encoding LabA-like NYN domain-containing protein: MPVTHPTQRVGVLADAQNLYHTARSLYSRNIDYSSLLEGALDGRELTRAIAYVIRANSPEEESFFEALVDIGFETRVKDIKTFEDGSKKADWDVGMSLDAVSLAPHVDTIILCTGDGDFARLCRYLRHEGCRVEAMSFAESTSEELVEAADSFENLSENEDTYLL, encoded by the coding sequence ATGCCTGTTACGCACCCGACCCAACGGGTGGGCGTCCTCGCGGACGCGCAGAACCTCTATCACACGGCTCGGAGTCTCTACTCTCGCAATATCGACTACAGCTCGCTTCTGGAGGGCGCCCTCGACGGCCGGGAACTCACGCGCGCGATCGCCTACGTCATCCGGGCGAACTCGCCGGAGGAAGAGAGCTTCTTCGAGGCGCTCGTCGACATCGGCTTCGAGACGCGCGTCAAGGACATCAAGACGTTCGAGGACGGCTCGAAGAAGGCCGACTGGGACGTCGGGATGAGCCTCGACGCCGTCTCGCTGGCGCCCCACGTCGACACGATCATCCTCTGTACGGGCGACGGCGACTTCGCCCGCCTCTGTCGCTACCTGCGCCACGAGGGCTGTCGCGTCGAGGCGATGAGCTTCGCCGAGTCCACCTCCGAGGAACTCGTCGAGGCGGCCGACAGCTTCGAGAACCTCAGCGAGAACGAAGACACGTACCTGCTGTAG
- the dapA gene encoding 4-hydroxy-tetrahydrodipicolinate synthase, whose translation MTAIDLTGVFPAMCTPFHDDADRSIDFETLREDAQRLEAAGVDGLVPVGSTGESATLTHDEHVEVVEAVVDSVDDVPVVAGTGSNNTREALSLSQRAADAGADALLLISPYYNRPEQRGLVDHFETIADEVDCPQIVYNVPSRTGQNIEPDTAVELASHPSILGYKAASGDMNQISEIIERTREADFSVLSGDDGMTLPMLSVGAHGCISVAANVEPERTCAMVGAALSEDYERARNLHHELGPLFRGLFVETNPIPVKEAMRIRGYGPAHVRQPLSRLSDEYLDDLESILAELENPDGEDAFAEVER comes from the coding sequence ATGACAGCAATCGACCTCACCGGCGTGTTCCCCGCGATGTGCACGCCGTTCCACGACGACGCGGACCGCAGCATCGACTTCGAAACCCTCCGAGAGGACGCCCAGCGCCTCGAAGCCGCGGGCGTCGACGGCCTCGTCCCCGTCGGCTCCACCGGCGAGTCGGCGACGCTGACCCACGACGAGCACGTCGAGGTCGTCGAGGCAGTCGTCGATTCGGTCGACGACGTACCCGTCGTCGCCGGCACCGGATCGAACAACACTCGCGAAGCGCTCTCGCTCTCCCAGCGCGCCGCCGACGCCGGTGCCGACGCCCTGCTCCTCATCTCGCCGTACTACAACAGGCCCGAACAGCGCGGCCTCGTCGATCACTTCGAGACCATCGCAGACGAGGTAGACTGCCCACAGATCGTCTACAACGTTCCCTCGCGCACGGGTCAGAATATCGAACCCGACACGGCCGTCGAACTCGCGAGCCACCCCAGTATTCTGGGCTACAAGGCCGCCAGTGGCGACATGAACCAGATATCGGAGATCATCGAACGCACGCGCGAGGCAGACTTCTCGGTCCTCTCCGGCGATGACGGGATGACCCTCCCGATGCTCTCGGTTGGCGCCCACGGCTGTATCAGCGTCGCCGCCAACGTCGAGCCGGAACGCACCTGCGCGATGGTCGGTGCCGCCCTCTCCGAGGACTACGAGCGCGCCCGGAACCTGCACCACGAGCTCGGGCCGCTGTTCCGCGGGCTCTTCGTCGAGACCAACCCCATCCCGGTGAAGGAGGCGATGCGGATCCGCGGCTACGGCCCCGCGCACGTCCGCCAGCCGCTCTCCCGCCTGAGCGATGAGTACCTCGACGACCTCGAATCGATCCTCGCGGAACTCGAAAACCCGGACGGTGAGGACGCCTTCGCGGAGGTCGAGCGATGA
- a CDS encoding nascent polypeptide-associated complex protein has protein sequence MFGGGGGGLNPRKMKQMMEQMGIDMEDIDAEEVIIRTPDEELYFTDAEVQLMEAQGQKTYQVVGDPESRERGADSGGESASGDAGSAEAGGDAGGIPDDDVELVAMRAGVGEDAAREALEEADGDLAAAVERLE, from the coding sequence ATGTTTGGAGGAGGCGGCGGCGGACTCAATCCGCGCAAGATGAAGCAGATGATGGAACAGATGGGCATCGATATGGAGGATATCGACGCCGAGGAAGTGATCATCCGGACCCCCGACGAGGAGCTGTACTTCACCGACGCGGAGGTCCAGCTCATGGAGGCCCAGGGCCAGAAGACCTACCAGGTCGTCGGCGACCCGGAGAGCCGCGAACGCGGCGCCGACTCGGGCGGCGAGTCAGCGTCGGGCGACGCCGGGAGCGCTGAGGCCGGTGGCGACGCCGGCGGCATTCCCGACGACGACGTCGAACTCGTCGCGATGCGGGCCGGCGTCGGCGAAGACGCGGCGCGCGAAGCCCTCGAGGAGGCCGACGGTGACCTCGCGGCCGCCGTCGAGCGGCTAGAGTGA
- a CDS encoding methyltransferase domain-containing protein: MSYLFVREDREYLLAPGDTLESDLGILEVPEDVEPGDTVETHLDTEFRVRKLRGPDLFNHLERTGAPMMPRDIGLVVGQTGLQSGDRVLDAGTGTGVLSAYLGRIGARVTTYEADADFADVARENMALAGVEEAVEVRHGDVTDELPTLTEGERFDVLTLDTADAAAVVERAPDLLVSGGYVAVYSPFVEQAREAVEAARAAGLEDPETLETIQREMDVGDRGTRPSTRGVGHTGYLTFARRE; encoded by the coding sequence GTGAGCTACCTGTTCGTCCGCGAGGACCGCGAGTACCTGCTAGCCCCGGGCGACACGCTGGAGTCTGACCTGGGCATCCTGGAGGTGCCCGAGGACGTCGAACCCGGCGACACCGTCGAGACGCATCTCGACACCGAGTTCCGGGTCCGGAAGCTCCGCGGCCCGGACCTTTTCAACCACCTGGAGCGGACGGGCGCGCCGATGATGCCACGCGACATCGGCCTCGTCGTCGGCCAGACTGGCCTGCAATCGGGCGACCGGGTCCTCGACGCGGGGACCGGCACCGGCGTCCTGTCGGCGTACCTCGGGCGCATCGGCGCGCGCGTGACGACGTACGAAGCCGATGCGGACTTCGCCGACGTCGCTCGCGAGAACATGGCGCTGGCCGGCGTCGAGGAGGCCGTCGAGGTGCGCCACGGCGACGTAACCGACGAACTCCCGACGCTGACCGAGGGCGAGCGCTTCGACGTCCTGACCCTCGACACCGCCGACGCGGCGGCCGTGGTCGAACGCGCGCCCGACCTGCTGGTCTCGGGCGGCTACGTCGCCGTCTACTCGCCGTTCGTCGAACAGGCCCGAGAAGCAGTCGAGGCGGCGCGGGCGGCCGGCCTCGAAGACCCAGAGACGCTGGAGACCATCCAGCGCGAGATGGACGTCGGTGACCGCGGCACACGGCCCTCGACCCGCGGCGTCGGCCACACCGGTTATCTCACGTTCGCTCGGCGGGAGTGA